Proteins encoded together in one Quercus lobata isolate SW786 chromosome 3, ValleyOak3.0 Primary Assembly, whole genome shotgun sequence window:
- the LOC115979339 gene encoding CRAL-TRIO domain-containing protein YKL091C, which produces MEKNQEMALTQMRKSVEKLGSSTEGYGDPTLMRFLIARSMDQDKAAKMFVQWQNWRAAMAPNGAISESEIQDELEPRKIYLQGLSKDKYPVMIVKASKHFPSKDNVQFKKFVVHLLDKTIASSFKGREIGNEKLIGILDLQNIGYKNIDARGLITGFQFLQAYYPERLAKCFILHMPRFFVSVWRMVSRFLEKATLEKIVIVTNEDERLDFIKEVGEEVLPEEYGGRAKLVAIQDVVLASLEG; this is translated from the exons ATggagaaaaaccaagaaatgGCACTGACCCAAATGAGGAAGTCAGTTGAGAAGCTTGGCTCTTCCACTGAG GGCTATGGGGACCCAACACTTATGAGGTTCTTGATTGCAAGGTCAATGGACCAAGACAAAGCAGCCAAGATGTTTGTCCAGTGGCAAAACTGGAGGGCTGCAATGGCGCCCAATGGGGCCATTTCTGAATCTGAAATTCAAGATGAATTGGAACCCAGAAAAATTTATCTACAAGGTTTATCAAAGGATAAATACCCAGTGATGATTGTCAAAGCAAGCAAGCATTTCCCTTCTAAGGATAATGTCCAATTTAAGA AATTCGTGGTTCATCTGCTAGACAAAACTATTGCAAG TTCTTTCAAAGGAAGAGAAATTGGTAATGAAAAGTTGATTGGCATTCTTGACCTACAGAATATTGGATATAAGAACATTGATGCGAGAGGATTGATCACCGGATTTCAATTCCTACAG GCTTACTACCCTGAACGTTTAGCAAAGTGCTTCATTCTACACATGCCACGATTCTTTGTGAGCGTTTGGAGAATGGTTTCTCGTTTCCTTGAGAAGGCTACATTGGAAAAG ATTGTGATTGTTACCAATGAGGATGAAAGACTAGATTTCATAAAGGAAGTTGGTGAGGAAGTCCTGCCAGAAGAATATGGGGGGCGAGCAAAGCTTGTAGCTATTCAGGATGTTGTACTTGCCTCATTGGAGGGTTGA